A single region of the Leptodactylus fuscus isolate aLepFus1 chromosome 5, aLepFus1.hap2, whole genome shotgun sequence genome encodes:
- the VAMP8 gene encoding vesicle-associated membrane protein 8, whose product MDRRPEAAGPAAQGGTDRVRDLQSEVEGVKNIMSQNVERILARGENLDHLRNKTEDLEASSEHFKTTSQKVARKYWWKNAKMIAIICIVVGIILLLIILLATGVIPT is encoded by the exons GAAGCCGCAGGGCCGGCGGCCCAAGGGGGCACGGATCGCGTGAGAGACCTGCAGAGTGAAGTGGAAGGGGTGAAGAATATCATGTCTCAAAATGTAGAGAGAATCCTAGCTCGAGGCGAGAACCTGGATCACTTGAGAAATAAGACCGAGGACCTGGAGGCTAGT TCTGAACACTTCAAGACCACGTCACAGAAAGTTGCCAGGAAATACTGGTGGAAAAACGCAAAGATGATCGCCATAATCTGCATAGTGGTTGGCATCATCCTCCTGCTCATCATCCTCCTGGCCACCGGTGT